One Salvelinus sp. IW2-2015 linkage group LG4q.2, ASM291031v2, whole genome shotgun sequence DNA window includes the following coding sequences:
- the adam17a gene encoding disintegrin and metalloproteinase domain-containing protein 17a isoform X3, whose protein sequence is MKYLVLVVFWAPCWVNCAIKPRAIEEETRENDPDLEALSSLLSDFEVLPMSGLQHHSVRKRDAHTQSHLERLISFSALKRHFKLYLTTNTDLFTEDFKAVFVDKQGKEDRYDVQLQNYFTGHLVGEEHSRVQAHIDGDEFSAHILTDETEYNVEPLWRFTEASPDGRLLVYRSEDIRNLSRLASPKVCGYVHAGAQDLLPEAARGGEAQEDSLHRAKRAAHNHKKNTCPLALVADYRFFKHMGRGEESITLNYLIELIDRVDDMYRNTTWDDEFTGYGVQIQQIIINKEPTNAPLGQAGPGWTHYNMKGSPIQGKEVWDVKKLLEQFSSDIADNASTVCLAHLFTYQDFDEGTLGLAYVAPSKAQALGGLCPKPYYPSQSAKKPSYLNTGLTSTKNYGKTILTKEADLVTTHELGHNFGAEHDPDNIPYCAPSDDHGGKFVMYPIAVSGDHYNNKRFSDCSKISIGKTLRFKAPICFKERNSKVCGNSRVEEGEECDPGMLHRNNDPCCSADCKFRPESQCSDRNSPCCKKCKFEQAGKTCQEPINATCKGMSLCTGDSSECPAPDNAPDNTICVDSGRCRAGECMTFCEAVQNLLPCACNETYDSCKVCCRDKNGACTPFVKSDGNVLYLRKGKPCTVGFCDEAGRCMKQVQDVIERLWDFIDKLDINTFGKFLADNIVGSVVVFSLVFWIPLSILVHCVDKNLDKEYEENTKTMYFPSNAEMLSSLESASVRIVKPPPPPTFFSAARIPTHSLPPLPPTGPSASGSSSTPAPGSASGLGPSSGSVVVVGEGPRMATIQEDPSCDSHLDKDDFPPRGGSNATKSSYEDLTAEQSTPRSGRHDKRRLKRQACVVDSKETQC, encoded by the exons ATGAAGTATTTGGTCCTTGTTGTCTTTTGGGCTCCTTGTTGGGTCAATTGTGCGATTAAACCAAGGGCCATTGAGGAAGAAACACGGGAAAATGACCCGGATTTAG AGGCTCTGAGTTCGTTGCTGTCTGACTTTGAGGTGCTGCCCATGTCTGGCCTCCAGCATCACTCGGTCAGGAAGAGGGACGCCCACACCCAGTCCCACCTGGAGCGCCTGATCAGCTTCAGCGCCCTCAAGAG ACATTTCAAGCTGTACTTGACAACTAACACAGACTTGTTCACTGAGGACTTCAAAGCTGTGTTTGTAGATAAGCAAGGGAAGGAGGACCGCTATGATGTTCAGCTTCAGAACTACTTTACCGGACATCTTGTAG gagaggaGCACTCCCGTGTGCAGGCACACATAGACGGGGACGAGTTCTCGGCCCACATCCTGACAGATGAGACGGAGTACAATGTAGAG cccCTGTGGAGGTTCACCGAGGCGTCCCCCGATGGTCGTCTATTGGTGTACCGGTCAGAGGACATCAGGAACCTCAGCCGCCTGGCCTCGCCCAAGGTGTGTGGATACGTCCACGCTGGGGCCCAGGACTTACTGCCAGAGGCCGCTAGAGGTGGAGAGGCacaggagg ATTCCCTCCACAGAGCAAAGAGAGCAGCCCACAACCACAAGAAGAACACCTGTCCTCTAGCCCTGGTGGCCGACTACCGCTTCTTCAAACACATGGGCCGTGGAGAGGAGAGCATCACACTCAACTACCTG ATTGAGTTGATTGACAGAGTGGACGACATGTACAGGAACACAACCTGGGATGACGAGTTCACAGGATACGGTGTTCAGATCCAACAG ATCATCATCAACAAGGAGCCGACCAATGCGCCACTTGGCCAGGCTGGGCCGGGCTGGACCCACTACAACATGAAGGGAAGCCCCATCCAAGGCAAGGAGGTGTGGGATGTCAAGAAACTGCTGGAG CAATTCAGCTCGGATATAGCGGACAATGCTAGCACTGTGTGCCTGGCCCACCTGTTCACCTACCAGGACTTTGACGAGGGGACACTGGGCCTGGCCTACGTGGCCCCCTCTAAGGCCCAGGCTCTGGGGGGCCTCTGCCCCAAAC CTTACTATCCATCTCAATCCGCCAAGAAACCCAGCTACCTCAACACTGGTTTAACCAGCACCAAGAATTATGGCAAAACCATTCTAACCAAG gaAGCAGATTTGGTGACAACCCATGAATTGGGCCATAACTTTGGGGCGGAGCACGACCCTGACAACATCCCCTACTGTGCCCCAAGCGATGACCATGGGGGCAAGTTTGTCATGTACCCTATCGCTGTGAGCGGGGACCACTACAACAACAAG CGTTTCTCCGACTGCAGTAAGATCTCCATAGGTAAGACGCTGCGCTTCAAGGCCCCTATCTGCTTCAAGGAGAGGAACAGCAAGGTGTGTGGGAATTCCCgcgtggaggagggggaggagtgcGACCCGGGCATGCTGCACCGCAACAACGACCCGTGCTGCTCCGCCGACTGCAAGTTCAGGCCCGAGTCCCAGTGCAG TGACAGGAATAGTCCGTGCTGTAAGAAATGCAAGTTTGAGCAGGCAGGGAAGACGTGCCAGGAGCCCATCAACGCCACCTGTAAAGGCATGTCCCTCTGCACag GTGACAGCAGTGAGTGCCCAGCCCCAGACAACGCTCCGGACAATACCATCTGTGTGGACAGTGGGAGGTGCAGAGCCGGGGAGTGCATGACCTTCTGTGAGGCCGTGCAGAACCTGCTGCCCTGTGCTTGTAATG AGACATACGACTCGTGTAAGGTGTGCTGTCGGGACAAAAATGGTGCCTGCACTCCTTTCGTCAAAAGCGACGGGAACGTCCTGTACCTGCGCAAGGGGAAACCCTGTACCGTGGGCTTCTGTGATGAGGCC gGTAGATGCATGAAGCAAGTCCAGGATGTGATCGAGCGGTTGTGGGATTTCATTGACAAGCTGGACATCAACACATTCG GGAAGTTCCTAGCAGACAATATAGTGGGCTCAGTGGTGGTGTTCTCTCTAGTCTTCTGGATCCCTCTCAGCATCCTGGTGCACTGTGTG GATAAAAATCTGGACAAGGAGTATGAGGAGAACACCAAGACCATGTACTTCCCCAGC AACGCAGAGATGCTGAGCAGCCTCGAGTCGGCCTCCGTCCGCATCGTCAAGCCACCTCCGCCTCCCACCTTCTTCTCCGCCGCTCGGATCCCAAcccactcccttcctcctctacccccaACGGGCCCGTCTGCCTCAGGCAGCAGCAGTACCCCAGCCCCAGGCTCGGCTTCGGGCCTTGGCCCGTCCTCGGGGAGCgtagtggtggtgggggagggCCCACGGATGGCCACCATCCAGGAGGATCCCAGCTGCGACTCTCACCTCGACAAGGACGACTTCCCTCCTCGCGGAGGCTCCAACGCCACCAAGT
- the adam17a gene encoding disintegrin and metalloproteinase domain-containing protein 17a isoform X2, which yields MKYLVLVVFWAPCWVNCAIKPRAIEEETRENDPDLEALSSLLSDFEVLPMSGLQHHSVRKRDAHTQSHLERLISFSALKRHFKLYLTTNTDLFTEDFKAVFVDKQGKEDRYDVQLQNYFTGHLVGEEHSRVQAHIDGDEFSAHILTDETEYNVEPLWRFTEASPDGRLLVYRSEDIRNLSRLASPKVCGYVHAGAQDLLPEAARGGEAQEDSLHRAKRAAHNHKKNTCPLALVADYRFFKHMGRGEESITLNYLIELIDRVDDMYRNTTWDDEFTGYGVQIQQIIINKEPTNAPLGQAGPGWTHYNMKGSPIQGKEVWDVKKLLEQFSSDIADNASTVCLAHLFTYQDFDEGTLGLAYVAPSKAQALGGLCPKPYYPSQSAKKPSYLNTGLTSTKNYGKTILTKEADLVTTHELGHNFGAEHDPDNIPYCAPSDDHGGKFVMYPIAVSGDHYNNKRFSDCSKISIGKTLRFKAPICFKERNSKVCGNSRVEEGEECDPGMLHRNNDPCCSADCKFRPESQCSDRNSPCCKKCKFEQAGKTCQEPINATCKGMSLCTGDSSECPAPDNAPDNTICVDSGRCRAGECMTFCEAVQNLLPCACNETYDSCKVCCRDKNGACTPFVKSDGNVLYLRKGKPCTVGFCDEAGRCMKQVQDVIERLWDFIDKLDINTFGKFLADNIVGSVVVFSLVFWIPLSILVHCVDKNLDKEYEENTKTMYFPSMVEVPVLSRAPPSERRDAEQPRVGLRPHRQATSASHLLLRRSDPNPLPSSSTPNGPVCLRQQQYPSPRLGFGPWPVLGERSGGGGGPTDGHHPGGSQLRLSPRQGRLPSSRRLQRHQVFIRGPDGGAEHATLGPPRQAPPQEAGLRGGQ from the exons ATGAAGTATTTGGTCCTTGTTGTCTTTTGGGCTCCTTGTTGGGTCAATTGTGCGATTAAACCAAGGGCCATTGAGGAAGAAACACGGGAAAATGACCCGGATTTAG AGGCTCTGAGTTCGTTGCTGTCTGACTTTGAGGTGCTGCCCATGTCTGGCCTCCAGCATCACTCGGTCAGGAAGAGGGACGCCCACACCCAGTCCCACCTGGAGCGCCTGATCAGCTTCAGCGCCCTCAAGAG ACATTTCAAGCTGTACTTGACAACTAACACAGACTTGTTCACTGAGGACTTCAAAGCTGTGTTTGTAGATAAGCAAGGGAAGGAGGACCGCTATGATGTTCAGCTTCAGAACTACTTTACCGGACATCTTGTAG gagaggaGCACTCCCGTGTGCAGGCACACATAGACGGGGACGAGTTCTCGGCCCACATCCTGACAGATGAGACGGAGTACAATGTAGAG cccCTGTGGAGGTTCACCGAGGCGTCCCCCGATGGTCGTCTATTGGTGTACCGGTCAGAGGACATCAGGAACCTCAGCCGCCTGGCCTCGCCCAAGGTGTGTGGATACGTCCACGCTGGGGCCCAGGACTTACTGCCAGAGGCCGCTAGAGGTGGAGAGGCacaggagg ATTCCCTCCACAGAGCAAAGAGAGCAGCCCACAACCACAAGAAGAACACCTGTCCTCTAGCCCTGGTGGCCGACTACCGCTTCTTCAAACACATGGGCCGTGGAGAGGAGAGCATCACACTCAACTACCTG ATTGAGTTGATTGACAGAGTGGACGACATGTACAGGAACACAACCTGGGATGACGAGTTCACAGGATACGGTGTTCAGATCCAACAG ATCATCATCAACAAGGAGCCGACCAATGCGCCACTTGGCCAGGCTGGGCCGGGCTGGACCCACTACAACATGAAGGGAAGCCCCATCCAAGGCAAGGAGGTGTGGGATGTCAAGAAACTGCTGGAG CAATTCAGCTCGGATATAGCGGACAATGCTAGCACTGTGTGCCTGGCCCACCTGTTCACCTACCAGGACTTTGACGAGGGGACACTGGGCCTGGCCTACGTGGCCCCCTCTAAGGCCCAGGCTCTGGGGGGCCTCTGCCCCAAAC CTTACTATCCATCTCAATCCGCCAAGAAACCCAGCTACCTCAACACTGGTTTAACCAGCACCAAGAATTATGGCAAAACCATTCTAACCAAG gaAGCAGATTTGGTGACAACCCATGAATTGGGCCATAACTTTGGGGCGGAGCACGACCCTGACAACATCCCCTACTGTGCCCCAAGCGATGACCATGGGGGCAAGTTTGTCATGTACCCTATCGCTGTGAGCGGGGACCACTACAACAACAAG CGTTTCTCCGACTGCAGTAAGATCTCCATAGGTAAGACGCTGCGCTTCAAGGCCCCTATCTGCTTCAAGGAGAGGAACAGCAAGGTGTGTGGGAATTCCCgcgtggaggagggggaggagtgcGACCCGGGCATGCTGCACCGCAACAACGACCCGTGCTGCTCCGCCGACTGCAAGTTCAGGCCCGAGTCCCAGTGCAG TGACAGGAATAGTCCGTGCTGTAAGAAATGCAAGTTTGAGCAGGCAGGGAAGACGTGCCAGGAGCCCATCAACGCCACCTGTAAAGGCATGTCCCTCTGCACag GTGACAGCAGTGAGTGCCCAGCCCCAGACAACGCTCCGGACAATACCATCTGTGTGGACAGTGGGAGGTGCAGAGCCGGGGAGTGCATGACCTTCTGTGAGGCCGTGCAGAACCTGCTGCCCTGTGCTTGTAATG AGACATACGACTCGTGTAAGGTGTGCTGTCGGGACAAAAATGGTGCCTGCACTCCTTTCGTCAAAAGCGACGGGAACGTCCTGTACCTGCGCAAGGGGAAACCCTGTACCGTGGGCTTCTGTGATGAGGCC gGTAGATGCATGAAGCAAGTCCAGGATGTGATCGAGCGGTTGTGGGATTTCATTGACAAGCTGGACATCAACACATTCG GGAAGTTCCTAGCAGACAATATAGTGGGCTCAGTGGTGGTGTTCTCTCTAGTCTTCTGGATCCCTCTCAGCATCCTGGTGCACTGTGTG GATAAAAATCTGGACAAGGAGTATGAGGAGAACACCAAGACCATGTACTTCCCCAGC ATGGTTGAGGTACCTGTACTTAGTAGAGCTCCACCCTCAG AACGCAGAGATGCTGAGCAGCCTCGAGTCGGCCTCCGTCCGCATCGTCAAGCCACCTCCGCCTCCCACCTTCTTCTCCGCCGCTCGGATCCCAAcccactcccttcctcctctacccccaACGGGCCCGTCTGCCTCAGGCAGCAGCAGTACCCCAGCCCCAGGCTCGGCTTCGGGCCTTGGCCCGTCCTCGGGGAGCgtagtggtggtgggggagggCCCACGGATGGCCACCATCCAGGAGGATCCCAGCTGCGACTCTCACCTCGACAAGGACGACTTCCCTCCTCGCGGAGGCTCCAACGCCACCAAGT
- the adam17a gene encoding disintegrin and metalloproteinase domain-containing protein 17a isoform X1, with the protein MKYLVLVVFWAPCWVNCAIKPRAIEEETRENDPDLEALSSLLSDFEVLPMSGLQHHSVRKRDAHTQSHLERLISFSALKRHFKLYLTTNTDLFTEDFKAVFVDKQGKEDRYDVQLQNYFTGHLVGEEHSRVQAHIDGDEFSAHILTDETEYNVEPLWRFTEASPDGRLLVYRSEDIRNLSRLASPKVCGYVHAGAQDLLPEAARGGEAQEDSLHRAKRAAHNHKKNTCPLALVADYRFFKHMGRGEESITLNYLIELIDRVDDMYRNTTWDDEFTGYGVQIQQIIINKEPTNAPLGQAGPGWTHYNMKGSPIQGKEVWDVKKLLEQFSSDIADNASTVCLAHLFTYQDFDEGTLGLAYVAPSKAQALGGLCPKPYYPSQSAKKPSYLNTGLTSTKNYGKTILTKEADLVTTHELGHNFGAEHDPDNIPYCAPSDDHGGKFVMYPIAVSGDHYNNKRFSDCSKISIGKTLRFKAPICFKERNSKVCGNSRVEEGEECDPGMLHRNNDPCCSADCKFRPESQCSDRNSPCCKKCKFEQAGKTCQEPINATCKGMSLCTGDSSECPAPDNAPDNTICVDSGRCRAGECMTFCEAVQNLLPCACNETYDSCKVCCRDKNGACTPFVKSDGNVLYLRKGKPCTVGFCDEAGRCMKQVQDVIERLWDFIDKLDINTFGKFLADNIVGSVVVFSLVFWIPLSILVHCVDKNLDKEYEENTKTMYFPSQMVEVPVLSRAPPSERRDAEQPRVGLRPHRQATSASHLLLRRSDPNPLPSSSTPNGPVCLRQQQYPSPRLGFGPWPVLGERSGGGGGPTDGHHPGGSQLRLSPRQGRLPSSRRLQRHQVFIRGPDGGAEHATLGPPRQAPPQEAGLRGGQ; encoded by the exons ATGAAGTATTTGGTCCTTGTTGTCTTTTGGGCTCCTTGTTGGGTCAATTGTGCGATTAAACCAAGGGCCATTGAGGAAGAAACACGGGAAAATGACCCGGATTTAG AGGCTCTGAGTTCGTTGCTGTCTGACTTTGAGGTGCTGCCCATGTCTGGCCTCCAGCATCACTCGGTCAGGAAGAGGGACGCCCACACCCAGTCCCACCTGGAGCGCCTGATCAGCTTCAGCGCCCTCAAGAG ACATTTCAAGCTGTACTTGACAACTAACACAGACTTGTTCACTGAGGACTTCAAAGCTGTGTTTGTAGATAAGCAAGGGAAGGAGGACCGCTATGATGTTCAGCTTCAGAACTACTTTACCGGACATCTTGTAG gagaggaGCACTCCCGTGTGCAGGCACACATAGACGGGGACGAGTTCTCGGCCCACATCCTGACAGATGAGACGGAGTACAATGTAGAG cccCTGTGGAGGTTCACCGAGGCGTCCCCCGATGGTCGTCTATTGGTGTACCGGTCAGAGGACATCAGGAACCTCAGCCGCCTGGCCTCGCCCAAGGTGTGTGGATACGTCCACGCTGGGGCCCAGGACTTACTGCCAGAGGCCGCTAGAGGTGGAGAGGCacaggagg ATTCCCTCCACAGAGCAAAGAGAGCAGCCCACAACCACAAGAAGAACACCTGTCCTCTAGCCCTGGTGGCCGACTACCGCTTCTTCAAACACATGGGCCGTGGAGAGGAGAGCATCACACTCAACTACCTG ATTGAGTTGATTGACAGAGTGGACGACATGTACAGGAACACAACCTGGGATGACGAGTTCACAGGATACGGTGTTCAGATCCAACAG ATCATCATCAACAAGGAGCCGACCAATGCGCCACTTGGCCAGGCTGGGCCGGGCTGGACCCACTACAACATGAAGGGAAGCCCCATCCAAGGCAAGGAGGTGTGGGATGTCAAGAAACTGCTGGAG CAATTCAGCTCGGATATAGCGGACAATGCTAGCACTGTGTGCCTGGCCCACCTGTTCACCTACCAGGACTTTGACGAGGGGACACTGGGCCTGGCCTACGTGGCCCCCTCTAAGGCCCAGGCTCTGGGGGGCCTCTGCCCCAAAC CTTACTATCCATCTCAATCCGCCAAGAAACCCAGCTACCTCAACACTGGTTTAACCAGCACCAAGAATTATGGCAAAACCATTCTAACCAAG gaAGCAGATTTGGTGACAACCCATGAATTGGGCCATAACTTTGGGGCGGAGCACGACCCTGACAACATCCCCTACTGTGCCCCAAGCGATGACCATGGGGGCAAGTTTGTCATGTACCCTATCGCTGTGAGCGGGGACCACTACAACAACAAG CGTTTCTCCGACTGCAGTAAGATCTCCATAGGTAAGACGCTGCGCTTCAAGGCCCCTATCTGCTTCAAGGAGAGGAACAGCAAGGTGTGTGGGAATTCCCgcgtggaggagggggaggagtgcGACCCGGGCATGCTGCACCGCAACAACGACCCGTGCTGCTCCGCCGACTGCAAGTTCAGGCCCGAGTCCCAGTGCAG TGACAGGAATAGTCCGTGCTGTAAGAAATGCAAGTTTGAGCAGGCAGGGAAGACGTGCCAGGAGCCCATCAACGCCACCTGTAAAGGCATGTCCCTCTGCACag GTGACAGCAGTGAGTGCCCAGCCCCAGACAACGCTCCGGACAATACCATCTGTGTGGACAGTGGGAGGTGCAGAGCCGGGGAGTGCATGACCTTCTGTGAGGCCGTGCAGAACCTGCTGCCCTGTGCTTGTAATG AGACATACGACTCGTGTAAGGTGTGCTGTCGGGACAAAAATGGTGCCTGCACTCCTTTCGTCAAAAGCGACGGGAACGTCCTGTACCTGCGCAAGGGGAAACCCTGTACCGTGGGCTTCTGTGATGAGGCC gGTAGATGCATGAAGCAAGTCCAGGATGTGATCGAGCGGTTGTGGGATTTCATTGACAAGCTGGACATCAACACATTCG GGAAGTTCCTAGCAGACAATATAGTGGGCTCAGTGGTGGTGTTCTCTCTAGTCTTCTGGATCCCTCTCAGCATCCTGGTGCACTGTGTG GATAAAAATCTGGACAAGGAGTATGAGGAGAACACCAAGACCATGTACTTCCCCAGC CAGATGGTTGAGGTACCTGTACTTAGTAGAGCTCCACCCTCAG AACGCAGAGATGCTGAGCAGCCTCGAGTCGGCCTCCGTCCGCATCGTCAAGCCACCTCCGCCTCCCACCTTCTTCTCCGCCGCTCGGATCCCAAcccactcccttcctcctctacccccaACGGGCCCGTCTGCCTCAGGCAGCAGCAGTACCCCAGCCCCAGGCTCGGCTTCGGGCCTTGGCCCGTCCTCGGGGAGCgtagtggtggtgggggagggCCCACGGATGGCCACCATCCAGGAGGATCCCAGCTGCGACTCTCACCTCGACAAGGACGACTTCCCTCCTCGCGGAGGCTCCAACGCCACCAAGT